In the Platichthys flesus chromosome 14, fPlaFle2.1, whole genome shotgun sequence genome, ACGCGGCACCTGCCttaaccctcaaaggataaagCGATAACCTTTATGTAATGGATGCATGGATGAATATTAACAAATCATGGTCACTAAGGTACACTGCAGCCATGCAAATGTCAGGAGAACAAGCCTTTTCCTTAATAGTGAATTTGTTTGTGGCTATTTGTTTATGGTGAGGATATTTCCTGGATATGACACGTCGTTTTCTACCACAGAAGCACAATCTGCTTCCAGCGTCCACACTATAATTTATATTCCTCACTGCTGGGCTGAATAATAATGAAGTCACAAAGTCATGAGGTGGATTTTTAGGATTATCAGTGGTTTGGATTTATCACGATTAGATTCACCAATTTATTCTCCAGGTTAATCTTCCATCTTGTGTTGTCACATCCATGTTAGTGGTGACCACTGCTTATGAGATGAGGTCATCTGTAATCACAGCCGAGCTCTCCGGTGGGACAGACACTGAAGGGTGCCCCGTCTTCcccagaaacaacaacactttgCATACAGATTTCCATATATTCCATCCatgtagggtgtgtgtgtgtgtgtgggggggggggggggtcatttagATTTGTACAGTCACTTGACTCCCTCATTTCCAAACAATCACAACCACATCTTCCGTCTGGCAGGATCTTATCTCTGTCTCCCTTCGTAGAGGACGTGGAGATGGCGATAAAGTGAGTTactgcatatttgatcattggGCCTTTACCTTTTTTCAGACAGCAGCCATGTGGAAACTACCAAGGAGTTTTTCGGTCACTGTAAGTCACACTTTTGCATGGTGCCTTTGTTCGTGAACTGGGGATGTTCAGTTCATTAAATTGAATGTTTACTGGTCATCTGGAAGCCTATCAGACACTTTAAATGATTAATGAATGGGCCTGCCAGTCTGGTTCGGAGGAGCGCCGCCGCGTGCTGAGTTCACAGATAACTGAGCTAGTGATTGATCTTGATGCTCTTTTCAAGGGTAGATTGTGCTGCTTTCCCAAGGATCCGCTGGAGGATGTTGAGACCTGGAGTGAGTCCGTGGACAAAGTCCTCAGTTGTAAAGGTGAGAGTCTCCtctgactacacacacacacacacagagagagatacaTTTGTTTGAATGTGCACTTTTTACCTGCATCCTTTGCGATCCCCAGCCGGACAGATAGCTTTGCGTGAGTTCCTGAAGTCGGAGTACAGCGAGGAGAACATACTGTTTTGGATCGCCTGTGAGGAGTACAAGAAAATCAAGAACGTCCCAGAGATGATCTCGTCTGCAAACAGGATCTACTCAGAGTTTGTCCAAACAGAAGCCCCCCGACAGGTAATTCACTGcaaggttaaaaaaatatatcagtgGTCCAAATTGGAGCAGTGCCTCGAGATGATCATTGTTTGTAATTTTAATTCAGTGAGCCTATTGTGATATAGTAGCTGCAATAAAGCCATGTGTCTGTGCCTTTTGTGGTGGTGAAAGTGCAGAAATTTGATTTAAAGGCACTCAAGTTGTTATCCCAAAGACCATTATGAAGATGAAGAGACTTGCTGTGATATGCCGCCGGGCAAAATTGTTTGTTTCTCAGATCAACATCGATTGCAGTACCAGAGAAAACATAACCAAGAACATCTCCAAGCCGACCCTGAATTCCTTCGACACGGCGCAGAAGCTCATCTACAGCCTGATGGCCAGGGATTGTTACCCCCGGTTCCTAAAATCGGATCTTTATCAAGGACTCCTGAGGAGGGCTGATTCAAGGTGACTGTTTTCACAAAAGAATATGACGGCCTGACAGCGACAATCATCTCGACTCTGATCTGCTGCGGCGCTCTTTCATTTCAGTGTGGATAACGGGTTTATGCCATACAATCCAGACCCTAATGTGTAGCAGAGCTATCTTTCCCCTTACCTGTGTGATTCAGTAGACAGTTAAAGCTCAAGAGACTCTGAGGCTTGTATTATACTTTATCTCTCTAATTATGTTAAGGttaaaaaacaatctttaaaGATGTCGAGCACATAATTCTTCTCTGATTATCTGTTTTCTCTCCGTGAAgttagaaatgaaaaagaattCCTTTATTGTAAAGTATTATCAACGCTTTATCTAATTGATTATGCAAATCTACTTTATCATATTCTCTGATTGAGTGTGCTGTAGAAATTCTGCCTCAGTTGCCTGTTCTATTAAATGGTTTCTTGTCTATTTCTACTGAAgttcttttttatatatctaAACATCTAAATACTAAATACATTCAGTCATATGACTTTTGGGTGCAGCCCTTTTGAATATAATGCAAATCAGCCTTGTTGTTGTCAGAGAAGAGCCCTCTGTACTGTGACATGGTCGTTGGCCTCGTAAACAGCAGATGGCAACATTGTCCCTCAATCATCAGTTAAACAAGAAGAGGTTCAGTGAAGAACTTCACTTCTGAAGTAACTTCCTCTTTGTGCACTGTGTGTCTGCAAGCAGCTAaagcacaacaacagcaactttTTGATTCAAACCCGCCTCAGGGATTAAATCTGCTTAACGTGGCAGACACGGGCCTAGTGCACTCTAGGTTTGTGCTTCACGTTGCATGTGAGTGTACTCTCATGTTGGTGGGTACAATTGTTCATCATGAAAAAGTATCTGAGAGGATTTAACTCACAACTTTGGATCTGATGAAACGTAAAAGCCTCTCCCACTAAGCTCATTGAGCTTGATGTAAAtctcctttcaaaataagattaaTGTAGGTTGTGTCAGCATCGTGAGATAGCATTgctgttttataattttctaTTCAGGATATGTTGAATTCAAAAGGCATGCAAGCACAACAGAAAGCCCAGGGTTTTCCAGCTGAGATTAGACTTTATGTTCAGATTCAGAAAGGGATTTAACTCATGAATGCATAGGATTTAAATCGACACAACATAGGACATTCAATTCCCAAAACATTGCTCCATTTTGcataaactttaaaatattggttgtgtcatgtgtttcgtttttttttctgtttggaaaGTGGAAGTAGGCACAGCGTGGTTTCTCCTTGTGACTTCTGTTGATGTAGCTGGTGTTAAATGTTCGGGGGATTTATTTCAGGATGTGTTTCACATGTTTGGCAAACGCTGCTCTGTGTTGTGCAGACAGTTCACCGCAACTTCCTCTAGCGTCGACAACTCTGGTTTCACCCGACTCTCCGTGGGAGGAGGGTTACATTTGTCGAgtactgtaaaaaaagaaaaagtgcttgaaaaaacGTGTTTAACCTGCGTTGGTAGCAAAGCACACTCAGACTGTAACTGCACAAGACGTTGCATGCAGGAAGTGAGGACGATATAAAACTGACTGAAACTGTGCAAAGTTAAACTTGTCTGTGCGATAACGGCTGATGGAGGAAACTCACAGATGGGTGTTGCAAccgataaataaaacatctgcgATAATGTTCCTGTCACCACAGCAACAGCTGCGTTGTGTCACAAAACATTTCCTGTCAAGCAAAACAATAGCACAGACAGTGTAACAGTGCAGGCTCAAAAGCAACTCCTGTGCTTTAGTTATAGACTTTActtcaaatttaaatatctGCAGTTTGTTAAACtaaacacatacatttatgAGTTTAAATAAGCTTGTTTAATTAGTTATATCTCATGTTTAAATACATTGTTGCTTTTATTCATGGCCATTTGTACATTTACAGGTTTTCTTTTGCCTTTCAGCAGacaattgttttaaatgttttgacaaTGAAAATCATCTAAAAGGGTTTAAACTCCCTCGAGAGGCTGTAAGTATTCACAGTGACCAGCAGCagggggcggctgtggctcaggtcGTCGACTAACCAGGATGTCGCTGGTTTGATCTGCGGCTCCTCCGGTTTAGCAATCCAAACCAAatcttgggcaagatactgaaagcCAAATTGTTTTAGAATGAGAGAAAAAGTGTTGCATATAGAAGTGGTGTACGTGACTGGGTGCATGCACCTTGTACTGTAAAGCCTTTAAGGTTGATACATATCTAAATACAGACTGTCTACCAtctatttaaaacacaaaatcagaCTGAGGAATGATATTTAGGTAAAATAATCGTGAATCAAAGAAACCACAAATTGAAAGGTTacaaaataatagaaaagagaagcagaaaactACCCTGTTGAAATAAATTGTCAGGGGAAAGTTAACAGCCTTTTCAGGCTTAATCTCCACAGGTTGGTTTGAGCAACATTGATGCATGGCCCCTAAAGATGATACTGAATTTCCATTGGTCCATCTGTCCAGCACTTCCAGAATATCTCAACATCTTGTGAATGGTTTGTCACTACATTTCATGATCCCCAGAGGACGAATCCGACCTATATGGACCCCCGACTTTAAACTCTAGCGCCATCAGCAGGTTGACATTGCTGTCTTCTAGTGAAATACGGTTGTCACGGTAAATAAGTCCACTGGAGATGCGTGGAAAGAACATATGAAGGCTTTCTGAGGCCGAAATAAAAACTAATCTTTAGGATTTTGATtagctgattaaaaaaaatctggtttACCAGCTGTTTTGCTTTCACCCAAAATGAACagacataaacaaatatataaattccTCCTTAAAACCTGGAAAGTTCAGACTATTGCGATGTCACTGTGAGGGGGAAAACGACTGAGAGGGATAAACTAGAGGAACATTTATGAACTTAATAAAAGCGAGcataataaaaactgaaagttGGGACTCTTTATGTTCCTCTTGTAAAATTCAGAAAATTCCAGGCTATGGTtgaaagtttttgttttgttaaaacatCCTGTCAACATATGAAAAGGGAAATGAATCAAACAATCATTTGCATCTATTTTATTTGAGATAGAGAGCTGACATTAAATCCTCTGCGTCTAACTCTGACCTCAATGGAAACACATAGGGCGACATGGTGGTCTAAGATTCATACCATGGAACCACAGAGTCGCATTGTTGTGGTGGGTGAGTTTTTCCGAATGTACTTCCCCTGCGCCTTAACTGTCTGATCAAATAATGGCAGGAAGCTGTTACATTGAAACCAAGACCTTATTGCATTCATCTAACAAGCCgttggaagaaagagaagatccAACTGACCCAAGGAAATACTGAACTCTGCCGTGGAGCGGCCACAAAGGTTTGAGGCCAAGTTGCTCTCAATCTTAAAATCAAGTTTCCTTCAGAAATTTGTATGTGGTTCTTGTTGTTGAGgaatttttgaccatcctcacacattactgtaattgccactatatattatgtatatgtatattacatattatatctgtagaggagaatagtgcctgtctaaggtcaggttatagataaaggccCAACCAACAGcacattgtagtgtctacgctTAGCTAcattcatatctaactcagatgctccagacagagaggaaccaTCTTCAACT is a window encoding:
- the rgs1 gene encoding regulator of G-protein signaling 21 isoform X2, translating into MAIKLCCFPKDPLEDVETWSESVDKVLSCKAGQIALREFLKSEYSEENILFWIACEEYKKIKNVPEMISSANRIYSEFVQTEAPRQINIDCSTRENITKNISKPTLNSFDTAQKLIYSLMARDCYPRFLKSDLYQGLLRRADSR
- the rgs1 gene encoding regulator of G-protein signaling 21 isoform X1 yields the protein MWKLPRSFSVTGRLCCFPKDPLEDVETWSESVDKVLSCKAGQIALREFLKSEYSEENILFWIACEEYKKIKNVPEMISSANRIYSEFVQTEAPRQINIDCSTRENITKNISKPTLNSFDTAQKLIYSLMARDCYPRFLKSDLYQGLLRRADSR